From Salvelinus sp. IW2-2015 linkage group LG33, ASM291031v2, whole genome shotgun sequence, one genomic window encodes:
- the LOC111958007 gene encoding phospholipid phosphatase 1-like, with the protein MFETGRIPLVLLDVTCLFLVGLPFAILTPQHNPFKRGFFCNDESIRYPLKEDTISYQLLGGVMIPFTLIVVVSGECLGVYMTRVKTKSSLGTNYVARIYKAVASFLFGAAASQSLTDIAKYSIGRLRPHFLAVCKPVWDRINCRAGGYIENFTCTGDKDMVDEARLSFFSGHSSFSMYCMLFLALYVQARLQTEWARLLRPTIQFFLIAMSIYVGLSRISDYKHHWSDVLTGLLQGAIVAILTVFYASDFFKRPVDPVEIEEETSETSLQDNPDNENHYGSTD; encoded by the exons ATGTTTGAAACTGGCAGAATCCCACTCGTCCTTCTCGACGTTACCTGTCTTTTCCTCG ttggACTTCCCTTTGCGATCCTCACCCCTCAGCACAATCCCTTCAAAAGGGGTTTCTTCTGTAATGATGAGTCCATCAGATACCCCCTGAAAGAGGACACCATATCCTATCAGTTACTGGGGGGAGTCATGATCCCTTTCACACTGATTGTG GTAGTCAGTGGTGAGTGCCTTGGCGTCTATATGACTCGTGTCAAAACCAAATCGTCCTTGGGGACTAACTACGTGGCGCGCATTTATAAAGCAGTGGCCAGCTTCCTATTCGGGGCTGCTGCTAGCCAATCACTGACGGATATTGCCAAGTACTCAATCGGTCGACTGCGGCCGCACTTCCTGGCTGTGTGTAAGCCTGTGTGGGACCGTATCAACTGCAGGGCCGGAGGCTACATCGAGAACTTCACCTGTACCGGGGACAAGGATATGGTAGATGAGGCCAG ACTTTCCTTCTTTTCTGGTCACTCATCTTTTTCTATGTACTGTATGCTGTTCCTTGCA CTGTACGTCCAGGCCAGACTGCAGACAGAGTGGGCCAGGCTCCTCAGACCCACCATACAGTTCTTCCTGATTGCAATGTCCATCTACGTGGGACTGTCGCGCATCTCTGACTACAAACACCACTGGAGTGACGTACTTACTGGCCTCCTGCAGGGGGCGATAGTCGCAATACTCACG GTGTTCTATGCGTCCGACTTCTTCAAGAGGCCTGTTGATCCAGTAGAGATAGAAGAGGAGACGTCCGAAACCAGTCTCCAGGACAACCCAGATAATGAGAACCACTATGGAAGCACAGACTGA